A genomic region of uncultured Paludibaculum sp. contains the following coding sequences:
- the fabF gene encoding beta-ketoacyl-ACP synthase II, with translation MSRRVVVTGVGLLSAIGHTAEETWAGILASKSGIEPITQFDSTQFSARIAAEVKNFDPLQFIEKKELKKVGRFIQFAVAASDEAMKASGLQVTPDIAEQVGVYIGSGIGAFEVIEREHRNLLEKGPSRISPFFIPATIVNLASGNVSIRFGAKGPNSATATACTTSAHCIGDSFRIIQHGYADAMICGGAEACITPMGVGGFAALRALSTRNDDPHGSSRPWDKDRDGFVVGEGAGILVIEELEFAKARGAKILAEIVGYGMSGDAYHITAPSEDGDGAFRVMRNALKDAKLAPESVDYINAHGTSTPVGDIIECKAITRAFGDHAMNGLAVSSTKSMTGHLLGGAGGLEAGITVLAIRDQIAPPTINLYEVDEQCQNIDFVPLTPRKMKIDYALSNSFGFGGTNGSLIFKRYTE, from the coding sequence TTGTCACGTAGGGTGGTAGTCACTGGAGTCGGTCTCCTGTCCGCCATCGGCCACACGGCTGAAGAGACTTGGGCCGGCATCCTAGCCTCCAAGAGCGGCATCGAACCGATCACTCAGTTCGATAGCACGCAATTCAGCGCCAGGATCGCCGCTGAAGTGAAGAATTTTGACCCCCTTCAGTTCATCGAGAAGAAGGAACTCAAGAAGGTCGGGCGCTTCATTCAGTTCGCGGTCGCGGCGTCCGACGAGGCCATGAAAGCCTCGGGCCTGCAGGTGACACCGGACATCGCCGAGCAGGTGGGTGTCTATATTGGAAGCGGCATCGGCGCTTTTGAAGTGATTGAGCGCGAGCACCGGAACCTCCTCGAAAAAGGGCCCAGCCGCATCTCACCATTTTTCATTCCCGCCACCATCGTCAATCTGGCGTCCGGCAACGTCTCCATCCGGTTCGGGGCCAAGGGGCCCAACTCCGCCACGGCCACCGCCTGCACCACCAGCGCGCACTGTATCGGCGATTCGTTTCGCATCATTCAGCACGGCTACGCCGATGCGATGATCTGCGGCGGCGCCGAGGCCTGCATCACGCCGATGGGCGTGGGTGGATTTGCCGCCCTGCGCGCGCTTTCCACGCGCAACGACGACCCGCATGGCTCCTCCCGTCCGTGGGATAAGGACCGTGACGGATTCGTGGTGGGTGAAGGCGCCGGCATCCTCGTCATTGAGGAATTGGAGTTCGCCAAGGCCCGCGGAGCGAAGATCCTCGCCGAGATCGTCGGCTACGGCATGAGCGGTGATGCGTATCACATCACGGCCCCGTCTGAAGACGGCGATGGTGCTTTCCGTGTCATGCGCAATGCCCTCAAGGATGCCAAATTGGCGCCCGAGTCCGTGGACTACATCAATGCCCACGGCACCTCGACGCCGGTTGGCGACATCATCGAGTGCAAGGCCATCACCCGTGCCTTCGGTGACCATGCCATGAACGGCTTGGCCGTCAGTTCCACCAAATCGATGACCGGCCACCTGCTTGGCGGCGCCGGCGGCCTGGAGGCGGGCATCACCGTACTCGCCATCCGTGACCAGATCGCACCGCCTACCATCAACCTCTACGAGGTGGATGAGCAGTGCCAGAACATCGACTTCGTGCCCCTCACCCCGCGCAAGATGAAGATCGATTATGCGCTGTCGAACTCCTTCGGGTTCGGCGGTACCAACGGCAGCCTGATCTTCAAGCGCTACACTGAGTAA
- the acpP gene encoding acyl carrier protein translates to MSVEAKVKQIIVEQLGVDEAQVDSTASFVDDLGADSLDIVELVMAFEEAFDLDIPDEDAEKIQTVKDAVEYIDGKAKK, encoded by the coding sequence ATGTCTGTTGAAGCAAAAGTGAAGCAGATCATTGTCGAGCAACTTGGCGTCGACGAAGCCCAGGTGGATAGCACCGCCTCTTTCGTGGACGATCTCGGCGCTGATTCGCTCGACATCGTCGAACTCGTCATGGCGTTTGAAGAGGCCTTTGACCTCGACATCCCGGACGAAGACGCGGAGAAGATCCAGACGGTGAAAGACGCCGTCGAGTACATCGACGGCAAGGCGAAGAAGTAA